In Ananas comosus cultivar F153 linkage group 7, ASM154086v1, whole genome shotgun sequence, the sequence tctactttacgaagcataaaacatCAGATATGAGAATTTttcatatgctaggctaggtcaaaccgaCCGGAGCGTCTCGAACCCTTTCGTTTCACCGAACGGGGTTGCCCACTAGCCTTCTAGCTCTCTAGAAGACATTCTAAAAGGGATAAGCGAATCGAACGAACAACCATGTGATCGAACATTAACCAAATCGACAAAAgagctaaaactcacctatagtgtgaAAATCTctcctcaagctccaaaagagagctagaacccttccattccatcctaaaggaaggttctaatcctaTTAGATTAGCctcaaaagcctctaatcaaaaagccccaaaatcaaccctaggtttccaatctagggtttcatctaccataaagcaacaaaacttaaatctagagggagagaatgggctaccaacctcttagaagcttcaatccaagctcaaagtcctcaaacttcaaagatcttccctcaaccaagcttcaaatccaaagTCCAAGCTTCATTCATGGAGGATAGTTCACCAAAGcaccaaaagaagcaaaaggaggTGATTATTCCTCTAATAATCCAAGAAATAGGTAAGGAAATCAAAGGGAGAAGTTTCGTACCTCTTCCTCTGCTGGTGGAAGGCtcagggagagccctaggggcgtggggtgcTATATAGAAtagccacaattgcaaaaacacccctgcagttcgctCAGATCAGAtctgccactgtgtaccggtacacgagcccgcgtaccggtacaggtcCCACGGAAATAGCAAACCGAGCCTCAGGTTTGCTTGAAAGcggtctgtgtaccggtacacggcggcgtaccggtacaaccattaaccctgtaccggtacagccatcaaccttgtaccggtacatagcctgctgaaggctactcgagagctgaccaaaaattcgacttttcgagttttggtgcaaagctttaaacctcaattctcgggatgcgagccataggtcggaacactgtcaacgacccaccagaaagtctgaaaaaactcagaacacaaccaatcactcgaacctcgcaatttgcgaaggtcGAGTGCATTACacctccactccgaatccacgaagctcacgatctgaatccacgaaccgccgtcaatcacgccgaattcacgacgccgtcatgaagagcatcatgtgtatggtgatccttcgcttagagtatcgatgaaaactaGGAAATAGatctccaagcgaagcgaagatcaaatcgacatattgatatcaaattacaatctctcgatttgacctaaaggaggctttatgaagaaaataggttttagatgaaatccgagcctctagggtttctcaaacatgtattttcgtgatgcttgatatgttagagaaccccaataatttatttatagactttagaatcaatcggagtcgcattagaaagttttcataattttacacagtgtatcggtacacgtgaggctgtcaccggttacacgatgacggaacaaaAATCTGCGAAGCcaaagtcgatggctgtaccggtacgggtcaattgctgtaccggtacacagtgcatttTTCAGACTTAGCACTGTTTCGGGTTCCGCAGagttccgaagcactttctaatcaacgAAATGTGGATaataatgattctaatgcctataactaagtatgaatcaccataacataaAGTAAagactttacctgagcatcgtgattcatgtcgtGAGTTATCTCCGCCTTCTCTGAAATCTTGGATTCTTTGTTCTTCGACGATATGTTCCGAAACCTTCAAGACTCCTACTCAATCCACAAAACTTGCCAACATACAAGACTTAACAACCCAGTTTAAGACATTTTTATAGATGGGGTTGTTAAGCTAATACCAAATTGTATGacccacaaataaaaaaattgaactcTCGAACCATATCAGaatattttattagttatttaGAAAGGTCCAAAAGGTATAAGTTTTACTATTCATTGCTTTCTATAAATATTGTAGAAACTAAAACAGCACGGTTTATTACGGATGGTACAATTAGTAGGAACTTTAAACCTCGATTCATAGAATTTGAGGAATTCAAGAGTATTCTGATCCTATACAGAACAAACCAACTATTGTCCCTCACGATTTGATGGTTTCTATTCCAGTAGAACAACAAGTTATTTTGGAACCACAAAGTGATCGCGAACCTATCATCgataattcacatcaagatgtactAATTCTACCCAAGCAACACTGAAGACGATCAGAATATACGTCTAATGAAAAAACATAGATAAAAGAGCAGAGTTGCACTGGTTAGGGCTGGTTACACTATTTAGCAAAGAATGTTGCACTGGTTTAGTCGTTGTTACATCATTTACAGACTTGTTTGCACTATTACCTTCATATTAgcaccaaatacaaaaaaaaaatttgcactgcTTACGGATCGGTTACACTATTTAGCAAAAAATATTGCACTGTTTTTGTAGTATCTTTGTCTTCTTGAGTTGGTAAAGGCTAGGATTGTCATTTGGGTTGTGGATAGGGATGCCACCTACCCCCTCCATGCTTATCAACTTATTTATCTGAGGGTGGCACTTCTCTAATtaatttcctttctctctctctagtttgaaGTGGAGAGTCGTACGTGGAGGAGCTCTCGGGTGGAGTCGGATAGTCACCGACGTCACGCCACGGTGTCGTTCGAGCGTGCGTTCGTCGTGGTAGTGCCGTGGAAAGGCCGGGCAAGCGTGTGGTTCCGCTTctatcgacttctcgccgtggttggacgtgctttcgaggtgggttaatgacaTGCTTACCGGAATtttcggatttcctcctaagtctaGTTGTTGTCAGCATGTGTTTTTAGCTTCGTTtagcatgtttagtagctcgattcTTTGATTTTGCATGattaaaaatctgaattggagcctagaatattagctaaattatgcatattggacttgaaattgagttaggagaaaactgccgattctacaccgtcatattctgaaactaccagatttagctttaggagccgtgGTTTGTTAGTATCGCCGccgtttgtgggcggtggatacccagaatagtgtagaataattttacgctcgtgctgggatgccgagcttaatTTTACAATGCTGTTCAGACTGTTCCAGATTATCGGATGCCattggggttgacggtggacccagattactatttttgcatcagattgtgccgagggcacgtgcgttttggttgttagaccagttagaccctgtttacttgactatagcctatgagagcctgattgagctcgacagaaacacgcttgcatactcggttaggtagcgcccatgagtgccactccgaagtTAGGCTTTGTGCTATTTCATTGGTGTCGTTtagtcctggttggacttgctctccacagactgtttagtgtggaggtagcgaTATAGCTTTAACAGGCAGgatgggtgtgttcacagtccctgggacgggtatgtttacagtccctagtgagattgggtcggGATTTTCATTGTTCTACAGATTGTTGGTGTCAGACCGAGATAGTATAggtgcatatagctgtagatttattccagctttcTTACCATACTTGTTTACATCTAaaaacttagtgggtgagccgttgaggtcggtagcggtacccactgaggactacttctttttgtagtagttctcacgcccagatgttggaatcttttgcagagccttctgctTCTGCTACTGCAGCTGCTGagtctgatcgtggaaagggtgttgcgagttagagTCCTTTCTGACGAGTTGCTGAGCTAGAGGAggaccagctacaggtagttgtagtttttgagttcatatacatacttttgTTGTAACTCACTGGAGCGAGTATGTTGTTTTACCTcgatgtatgtatgtatattgaattcctatttttatatacttcttttcttttagtagctctatactactggttgtagtattgtatgtttacaggtacagctatcgcttcgtatatagaaaaaatttctttgtatacggcggacagattaagttggtatcagagcttagtattaggtcgttgggacctaggaaacctaagtttggcaaataTTAGGAAGGCAAGATGCGAGAGGCATAATTTATTGCGAAGGTCAGTGAttatttgttctaactcctTCTCGAGCGGAGTGAGTGATTGGAGGAGTGTCTGTTTTGgcctgaaaaattatgttggttgcagacgacataattttcaggagaaacaggggccgccttccaaactttcgtttgattgggtcaagagtgtttgtattttttttttatctgacctcttttcttttctatacaGCTATGTATCGATGTCGTGGTCAACCATCGTTGCGGGAGCGTGCACAGTCGACGCGGGAGCGTGTCgtacctcccaagatgcctaaGCAGGCAGAGCCCAGTACCCTACCAGAGGCGAGTCCACCCCCTGATTTGAGGGAGCAGTTGGCTGCCTTaacagaggtgacgaggcagcagggagACTTGTtgcagaggatgtgcgagaggcTAGCTCCGCCGCAGAGCACCGTACCAGATCAGCCAgttccacctccgactactccagtggcaGCTCCAGCTGCAGCAGCACCCCCACCAGCGGCAGTTCCTCCAGCGCCAGTTGCAGCTTTTGGTGAGGCCCCACAGCTGactgaggctgagcaggagtGGATGGCTGAGAGACTCGCCCGCTTTCGTCGCTTTGATCCGCCGACTTTTGATGGCAGAGGCACAGAGGCCTTGATTGTTGAGAGTTGGGTCAGCGCGATGGAGAAACTGTTTGAGGACCTGTTCATTCCTGAGCGGGAGCAGTTACACCTTGGAGCTCATTGTTTGTCTGGTGACGCCCATGcttggtggaggaggacgaggagagaTTACGGATTAGTGGCTTCACAgatgagatgggatgagttctgtggcatgctgtatgggatgtacTTTCCCAACAGTGTAAAGCAGAATATCGAGGAGGATCTGAGGAGGCTTCAGCAGGGGGATCGATCAGTTCAGGAGTATATCTGTGAGTTTACTCGGCTACTGAATTGTGTTCCATTTGTAGCCAGGGATGAGGCGCATCGAGTATATCTTTTTGAGCGTGGATTGAGGCCAGAGATCTTCAGGTTGGTgcaggcgcagaggttgaggaccttggatgCGTCTATGGAGCAGACTCtctgggtggagagaggtgatgcATCGATCCGTGAGCAGACACAAATATAGGAGCAGggtcaggataggaagcgcccggctccagatgacggaggacagtcgagTAGTAGGCatccgccgagacctccacgatcacactctcagggtcgtgggtcttcggggcgttaGCGTTTTGGAGGACCTCGTCAGCAGAGGCAGTCACAGGGGTCGCCAcaatgtgtgatttgtggaggaccacactggcctcgaCAGTGCGAGCAACGAGAGGGCCGGTGCTATGGATGTGGACAGCCAGGGCATCTGAGGGCAGcctgtccccgagcagcatcaccagcaccatcgaCAACATCAGCACAGCGAGCATCCCCGCAGTCTTTTGGAGCAtcaccgagttaccgccaggaggatagagcatctgtgccgcgtcagggtgagcagcaacagcaggctccgagtggcagagtcttcgcagctcaggtggaggactctacagcagccgatcGAGTGGTGGcgggtatcattttgattttcggcattagagctcgtacaCTTTCTGATACCGGTACATtatattcttttgttagccgagcatttgcattgttgcatggtttAGAGTTAGGGCCATTGTCGCAGGCatgagaggtgcagatcccagaccatgttttacaggttaCAGAGTATTGTTGGTCGTGTCCAGTGTAGCTAGATTTGTGGATCATGCCcacagacctgttggtgttagggcagctgcaagactttgacgttgtgctcggcatggattggctggcacggtactatgctactatcgattgtggagcgaggactgtgacgttccgtgagccaggccaggaggtgtttacttttagaggctgcaggagtacagTATTTGCTACTTGAATTTCTTCGgtgagggctcgacagctgatgagtagaggatgcatcGCTTTTCTAGCGATGGTTGCAGAGGTGCCTaaggcggcgccgggactcgaggatatttcTATAGtctgcgagtttccggatgtgtttttCCCAGAGTTGATGACGATGCcgtcggagagggagattgagtttgtgattgatataGTTCCTAAAATTGCACCAATCTtgaaggtaccttatcggatggcaccggcagagctaaGAGAACTAAAGACGTAGCTTCAGGATCTgttggataaggggtatgtgagacccagtgtgtcgccttagGGAgagccggtgttatttgtaaagaagaaggatggttcacttaggttgtgtgtggattaccgagagctgaataaagtgaccatcaagaacaagtatcctttgccgcgcatcgatgatctgtttgatcagctgcaaggatcttgtgtcttttcgaaaATTGATTTCCAGTAAGGTTATCACTaattgagggtgagggccgaggatgttcccaagacggcttttcggacaaGGTACgaacattatgagtttacagccatgccttttggattgacgaatgcccctgccgccttcatggatttgatgaacagagtattcaagccgttcttggatagatttgtgatagtcttcatcgacgatattttgataTACTCTCGGAGtgatgccgagcatgaggagcacttgaggattgtgctacagtttctgcgagagaagaagctgtatcccaagttaaagaagtgcgagttctggttgcGGGAGATTGCTTTCTTGGACCACGTGATTTCTGCAGagggagtagcagtggacccgaagaagatcgatactattcgggattggcccagaccgacgacggtgactgaggtgaagtgtttcctgggactggcaggatattactgccagtttgtggaaggctttgcgaagctttccacacccctcactcgattgactcgaaagggGATTCGgttcatctggagtgaggactatcagaggagctttgatgagttgagacagaggttgatgtcagctcctatccttgcccttcctgtaatgggggaaggatttgtgatctatagtgatgcattgCACAGTGGTTTGggctgtgtgctgatgcagcatggtagggtaattgcttatgcttcacggcaattgaaggattacgagaaaaattaccctacgcatAACTTGGAGCTTGTCGCGGTAGCTTTTgccttgaagttgtggcggcattacttatatggcgagcactgcggggttttcaccgatcataaaagtctcaagtatctgttcactcaaAGGGAGTTAAATCtaaggcagcgccggtggttggagttactgaaggattatgatattagtattcagtatcatcccggcaaggcaaatgtggtggcagatgcgttgagcaagAAGGCAGTGCGGAGCTTGAGTGTGATGATTACTtagcagaggccgttactcgaggagctgcagcggctgaggctcgagatagtgtcccctgggctactgcaagactgatgtctatggttttgcagcccactctgttgaaTAGGATCggggagaaacagagtggagacccgcacttgtcgaggattcgagagcagttagaTAGGGGACAGGCAAAGGGTTTTGCTgtagacagttcgggagtactgcggtacagggatcgactgtgtgtgcctgtggattcagagatctgagaggatattttgagagaggctcattgttcaccttatacggttcgccctggtggaaccaagatgtataagaatttaaaggcacagttctggtggaatggaatgaaaagaaatattggcagatatgtggctcagtgtttgacttgccaacaggtgaaggcatagcatcaggtacctgctgacaagcttcagagtctgttagtgcccgagtggaaatgggagtagatcacgatggacttcgtcatggggttgcctagagcacagggtggtttcgatgctatttgggtgatagtggacagacttaCTAAgcctgctcacttcctaccagttcagaccACCTAGTCTAGGGAGAGGCTCGCTcagctatatctggatgagatcGTGAGATTGCATAAAGTACCGATCTCGATCGTTTAAGACAGAGATCCGAGGTTTGTGTCGCACTTTTGGAAGAGacttcagacagccttgggtaccgAGCTGCATTTCAATACGGCGTTttacccacagacagatggtcagtcagagcggaccattcaaaCTATGGAGGACATGCGTCCtgaactttggaggagggttgcatcgacatttgagactggttgagtttgcatacaacaacagtatcaaacgagcatccagatggctccgtttgaggcgttgtatggacgcagatgtcgatcccctttgttctggagtgatgtgggtgaaaaaAAGACGCTAGGGCCTGAGATcttgctagaggctgaggaaaaggttagAGCAGTGCGACGACACGTTTTGATagcccagagccgccagaggagctacgccgatacccgGAGATGAGATTTAGAGTTCCAGGTCGGAGATCatatttttctcaaagtctcgccgtccagaggcaTACACAGATTTGGAGTGCGTGGGAAGCTCAATCCACGTTTTGTaagcccttttgaggtattggagcgagttggaccagttgcCTACAGGATTGCTTTACCCCCACGACTGGCCGGTATCCATGATATTTTtcacgtctcggctttgaggagGTACGTGTTCGATTCCTcgcacgtgatcgacttcactccgctGGAGCTTGGCGAGGACTTGAAATATGAGGAAAAACCGGTGCGAATTCTGGCTCGTGAAATGAAGGAATTACGCAACCGAGTCATTCCTTATATCAAGATGCAGTGGAGTCATCACGAGGAGCGGAAGGCAACCTGGGAGCCAGAGATGGTGATGCAGGAGTCCTTTCCCTATTTGTTCGAGACTTAGGTTTAaggtatgttttaagtttcgaggacgaaactttttgtagtaggggaggatgtagtatctTTGTCTTCTTGAGTTGGTAAAGGCTAGGATTGTCATTTGGGTTGTGGATAGGGATACCACCTACCCCCTCCATGCTTATCAACTTATTTATCTGAGGGTGGCACTTCTCTAATtaatttcctttctctctctctagtttgaaGTGGAGAGCCATACATGGAGGAGCTCGCGGGTGGAGTTGGATCGTCGCCGAtgtcgcgccgcggtgccgttcgagcgtgctTTCGTCGTGGTAGTGCCgtggggaggccgggcgagcgtgtggTTCCACTTCTATCGACTTCTCGCCGAGGTTGGACGcgctttcgaggtgggttaatgatatgcttatcggaattttcggatttcctcctaagtctaGTTGTTGTCAGCATGTGTTTTTAGCTTCGTTtagcatgtttagtagctcgattcTTTGATTTTGCATGattaaaaatctgaattggagcctagaatattagctaaattatacatgttggatttgaaattgacttaggagaaaactgccgattctacactgtcatattctgaaactatcagatttagctttaggagccgtaATTTGTTAGTATCGTCGCAGTTTgtaggcggtggatacccagaatagtgtagaataattTTACGCTtatgctgggatgccgagcttatttttacaataCTATTCAGACTGTTCCAGATTATCGGGTGCCcttggggttgacggtggaccgaGATTACTATTTttacatcagattgtgccgagggcacatgtgttttggttgttagaccagctagaccctgtttacttgactatagcctgtgagagcctgattgagctcaacagagacacgcttgcatactcggttgggtagcgcccacgagtgccactccggagttgggcttTGTGCTATTGCAGTGGTGTCGTTTAGTCCTGGTTAGACTTGTTCTCAACAGACtacttagtgtggaggtagcgaTATAGTTTCGACAGGCAGGACAGGtatgttcacagtccctgggacgggtatgtttacaatctctagtgagattgggtcggGATTTTCATTATTTTACAGATTGTTGGTGTCAGACCGAGATAGTATAggtgcatatagctgtagatttattccagttttcttactatacttgtttacatctatagacttagtgggtgaaccgttgaggtcggtagcggtacccactgaggactacttctttttgtagtagttctcacgcccagttattggaatcttttgcagagccttttgCTTcggctgctactgctgctgagtctgatcgtggaaagggtgtTGCGGGTTAGAGCCCTTCCTGACGAGTTGTTGAGCTAGAGGAggaccagctacaggtagttgtagtttttgagttcatatacatacttttgttgtaactcgctggagcgagtatgTTGTTCTACCtggatgtatgtatgtatattgaaCTCCTGTTTTTATATACTTCAtttcttttagcagctctatactactggttgtagtattgtatgtttacaggtacagctatcgcttcgtatatagggaaaattcctttgtatacggtggatttgtcggcgtgtccggaaaaacgagtaattcggggcgtgacacttttgGTCGTCGTTACACCATTTACAGACTTGTTTGTACTATTGCCTTCATGTTAGCActaaatacagaaaaaaaaatttcactgcTTAGGGATTGGTTACATTATTTAGCAAataatgttgcactattttgatcATCGTTACACCATTTATAAACTTATTTGCACTATTACCTTCATGTTAGtacaaaatatagaaaaaaatttacactaGTTTTACACAAAAAATACTAGGTGAAGCTGATAAGAACATATGCCGAGCTGAAAAGCACTAAGGGAAGAGTTTTTTTTGCACTGGTTATTGACTAGTTGCACCATTTGCGTTCAACCATTGCACTAATTAGGtcaatgttgcaccatttacaGTCTGTTTTGCACTACTACATTTGCGCGTACGTTTGCACAAAATACAGATAACAATTTGCCATTTTCTAGACATAATTACACTGTTGCCGTCAAAGTTGCACTACTTGCTTGGCCATGTGGTACCTCTTTACAGATGAATGACTtgtccctctcctccctcgTCCATTTCCTAACCCTAAAGCCATGTTCCTCCCCTCGCTTCTTCCATTTCTCTTTTGCAAATGCCGAACGCGGAAGAGACTGCTGGGAAAAGCTGTCAGGCTTAcatggaggagggcgaggggttTACAAGTAGAGTAGGCAATACGGGACGAAGGTGAGGGAAGCTCCTTACAGTTTAGGAAGAAAACTGACTAATGGGGGAATGAGATGTTGCCCTCGTAAGTGAAAAGATTGAATGCCAGCGTTGCACTGTGAGCGGTGGAGATTGCAATGGTACGAGTTGTAAGTTGCACTGTTATAAGGgttgttgtactatttctctTCGCGTTACACTttcgcgttgcactattattcctATTGCCGGCCATGTAGTTTTAATCATATagcttcaaaatatttaatttctaaaaattgaaCAACAAACATCGGGGCCAGTGAATAGCGGAGCTGATTTGGTTCGCATTTCGATGACTGGAAGGTTGCGTAACAACGCACGGGGGTGCATTTAATGTCCTTCCAGTCACCGTACATTAAGATATACGTATCTGAGCGAATACGAGTAAGGCATAGGAAGACAAGGGGCATTTTCATCAGAAGGCGAAAAATTCGGCTCAaatctacaaaatcgaaaaatgATCCacatttgcaaaagctcaaaattagtgaattttttatgcaaattggcctaaaaatTCGTgtcaataattataataaattaaagatataaaaaGCAAATGGTCATGCCCGGTCACAAgttgaaaatcaaaattaattaaaaatgcaAATCTaacctaatttttataattttatcgggaaaagaataaaatagGTCTCTTCACCACACGGATTTgtgtgaatttttttaatagatttaaaaatattataattataaaaatagtcttttaaaaattttatatataaattatgtctTATATGATGAACGAATCACTGATTTTGAAATACGGTAAAACCATTTCACTATTTCCTTCACAACATTAAAATTACTTTTAGAATCTAATACTAGGCATCTTTGGAAATTcagatagaaaaaatatataaattcgaTAAAAGCATAAAAGAGTTGAGCTTccgtgcttttaaaagcaatgTAAAATttgtgcttataaatttttagccaCCGAATCGCCTTAAAATTcgtataatattattaattgtgTCCTATTAAGTCACTTTTATTATTGCTGTACGAATCTTATACGAATTCTGCGATGATCAGAtgactaaaaaattataagcacaGTTATTTTCGGCTAATATCTAattttatgaataaaaatattacagattattttaacaataaaaaaaatatctattaagTTGAGTCCCCGAGAAACAGCGTTTGGTCATTGGTGTACTAATGAAGGAAACACAGGGGACAATGCTTGATCCACGTCACGTGGTTTAGTACGACCGCGGTACACAAAGTTGGGGTACGGCACAGCCCACGTGCTCCCTCGGCTCTAAATCAGCTGAGCTCTCTAACACACGAAACACGCCGTTTCGGATGACGTGTCGACATCTGACGTGACATCCGCCGATTCTTTCAGGCGGGCGGGCCCCACATCTGTCGTAAGCCTCGTGACAGTTGATGCGATGGCGGGTGAGTCGGTCTGtggtcaaaaataaaaaaagaaaaaaaaaaaaggaaagaggagAGCGGTCGGTGCGCAGATCTGTCAGAGAAAAGGCCGAAAGTGCTACCGTCcgctagggctggcaaat encodes:
- the LOC109712808 gene encoding uncharacterized protein LOC109712808: MVAEVPKAAPGLEDISIVCEFPDVFFPELMTMPSEREIEFVIDIVPKIAPILKVPYRMAPAELRELKTIALPPRLAGIHDIFHVSALRRYVFDSSHVIDFTPLELGEDLKYEEKPVRILAREMKELRNRVIPYIKMQWSHHEERKATWEPEMVMQESFPYLFET